A segment of the Gossypium hirsutum isolate 1008001.06 chromosome D10, Gossypium_hirsutum_v2.1, whole genome shotgun sequence genome:
CCCTGGACCTGATGCCAACTGTAGATTGATATCAACGCAAGTCATTTGCTACtgaaccaatatataaaaaaagaagtcTTAAGTTTCCATATCAATAAGAACCAAATAACTTTTGTGTTTGTCTAGTTTAATTTCTAATTGAGTTTACTATGTGAAATAGGAAACAAATATTTCAGTTTGTCTTCGTCTTCGGCATTTATGTTAGAAAGGTatagattttttaatttgaatgctGAAAGTCATTGTAGTTGTAAATGTAGCATTTTAAGATGcttaattcttttattagttCTTGTTTAAATCCTGTTTATATTAGTAAGAGTTGCATAGTTGATGGTGCATGTTACTTTCAGTAATTTCTGTATTTTGAAGATTGTggaaaagaataatttttttgttcaaagAGTAGGAGAAACCTTTGATTTTCAAATGCAATGTGGTTCTCAGTTTGTCATTACTAGATGTTCGAAGTAGAAGTTAACCTGAGACACTTTTATTCAAATTGAAAAGCAGGGTATGACAATGCCGCTGGTGAATGGGATGAGTATCCACCATATGTAAATGCTGATGGCCTAGAACTTGGATCTATGGTCAGGATCTCTCCTTTCATCATGTTAATTTTCTTTCGATGATTAAGCTTTCCGTCTTTTGTTGTGACATCTTTATCTTAATTAGGGTGTCTACAATGACAATCCATCGCTAGTCTTCCACCCTGGATATGGTTACAATCCGCAAATGCCATATGGACCATATTCCCCAGTCACTACACCTTTGCCTTCTGTAGGTGGTGATGCACAGTTGTACTCTCCTCAGCAATTCCCATTCTCAGGGCCACCATATTATCAGCAGTTAGTTCCTCCAAGTTTGCCTTATATTAGTTCACCTACTACAGTTTCACAACCAGAGCTAACCACCTTAGCTAGCATTGACCAACAAGGTGATAACATGCTTTTTGGACCAAGGCCCAGTTATAACACTCCATTGGGTTCTTTCGGTAGAGGCAGTTTCCCCGGAAATCATGGTAACCTAGGATTTAATGATTCACAGCAAGGTTTTGATGGATTGAGGTCTGGAGGACTTTGGTCAGATTGGTCTAAGCCTTCTGACAGACAGAGATCTTTGACTCCCATATCTCCAGCAGTATCTCCCCAGCCATTTGGGCCAATTGGGCAGAATGTTCCAATGgtatctatattttttaattgacTTTTGGAGatctaattatatattatttttatatattaacctACATGCTTGGAAATTGGAAGGTGTCTAAATTGatatttcttttaactttcttagCTTCCATAATAGATGTTTATGATTATCTAATCCcatttattatcttttattatCTGTTAAATTTATACAAAGAAATAAGATTTGTGGAATGATGCTTGTCATTGTAGTTAATTGGTGAAGCTAGTATTGGAATTTGATACATTccaaccccccccccccaaaaaaaaaaagttaccttCTTAATTTTGATTCTTTTCCCCAGGCATCTCAGCAGCAAAGGTTATTTTATCAGTTAGGATCCGGTGTGACCTCCTATAACAGAGGTTTCATGCAAAGTGACCTCAACCAAGATCCCCGTTTTGGAAGTGCATCAATTCCTAATTCGGGTGCAAACAGTAGGGGCTGGCTATCACTTGATAGTAACAAACGGCGTGGAAGGGGCAGTGGTGTCCCCCTATGTGGGTGTAACGGTGCTCTTGATATCCTTAGTGAGCAAAACCGAGGACCAAGGGCCTCAAAACCCAAGAATCAAATCACAGCTGAACATAGTTCTTCCATTGATGATAGTAAAAACAACAAATCTTTATCCAAGATCAATGATGAGTCATACAACAGGCCAGATTTCTCAACTGATTACAAGAATGCTAAGTTCTTTATAATCAAGTCATACAGTGAAGATAATGTTCACAAAAGTATAAAATATGGTGTGTGGGCTAGCACACCTAATGGTAACAAAAAGTTGGATGCTGCATATCGTGAGGCCAAGGAGAACCAAGATCCTTGCCCTGTCTTTCTCTTCTTTTCGgtaaatatatattagaatttaGACATTCTTCTATTTACTTGATTTATGCCAGTTTAATCCATGATTCTCTTGGGTCCTTTGGAGATGCCATGAACAAGATACTAAAGCTTGTTCATATTGAAAGACAATTGTAATTCTTTAGCTTCATTGTTAATTCTTCTGGTACTCCGTGCATGTTCCTTTCCTCCCTGATTCATCTCCATTGATTTGTATTGTAAAATTATTGCAGGTAAATGCTAGCGCTCAGTTCTGTGGGGTTGCTGAAATGGTTGGACCTGTTGATTTTGACAAGAGTGTTGATTACTGGCAGCAAGATAAATGGAGCGGGCAGTTCCCTGTTAAATGGCATTTTATCAAAGATGTTCCAAACAGTCAGTTCCGTCACATCATACtggaaaataatgataataagcCAGTAACTAACAGTAGAGACACTCAGGAGGTATATTTTCAGATGACCACCTGTTATAAATGACACAGTTCAATCATTTAAATGTGTTCTGGTTTTCAAATTGTTGAACTGCTTTTTAGTTAGACAGCTAAAATACTTAAAGGTTAAGGGCTTGACTataataaaagtataggggcataGCTAGGAGAAAACGATTAAGTTAAGGAGCTTTTTGTTATTCCAGTCTTCTTTTTGAGGAATTAGATGATTTTACCAATTAAAGAGTTCTTACTTATATGACACttgttttgcttttgttttgAACATAAATTATGCAGGTGAGACTGGAGCAAGGAATTGAGATGTTGAACATCTTTAAAAGTTTTGAAACTGATACATCAATCCTGGATGATTTTGACTTCTACGAGGACAGGCAGAAAGCAATGCAGGAGCGTAAGGCTAGACAACAAGCTAGTCTCATGTCTGTCGGGGTTGTAGGAGAAACTGAGCATAGAAATACCGTCTCTCTATCCAACGACTTCATGAAGCAGATGTCAAAGAGCTTTGCTCAAGTTGTGTGCTTGGATGATGGCAATAAAGATGGCACCGCCATTGAGAGAACAAGTTCTGCTTCTGATGGTTCGAAAGTTGCAAGGGTTAAACTTGAAGATGCTATGACGGCAGCTGTCTCTTCTGGTCAGGCAAGTTAAGAAATAAGCATTCTGGGTATTTCGGGCAGCCTTGCTTTACTGTATGTGACACAAACTTCTTTtttgcctttttattttattttgtgagATGTTGGTGAAATTCCTTTGGAGTGCATTGGAAGTCGAACAAGGTCTAGTATGGGGCTGATGTGCTTCATATGTAATATTTGCCTGTAGTCATCagtttttgtttttgcttttgtttgtttctttaaCGGTAGTCATTAGTTTCTTCATTCCTTGCATTCTACCATTGCTTTGCTCTTTCAGGTGAGTATAATAGTGAAGGTAATGGGCTGATTTCATGCTTTGTAAAGTTCCCCCATCTTTGCAGGtagtttaataaaaaagaatACAACAATTGGTGTTGTGGAACCTTTGACCCCCTTCATTTTATCTGTGTCCGGTAATATTCTTGTTCCCAACAATGCTGTCTTTAATGTAtgtatttcatcatcatcatcatcataaatGTTTTTCCATGAATCCAAAGTATTAATTTTGCTTCTACTCTTCATCCCAATACAAATGTCTGTTAGAAATATCTTTATTTAAACATGATATGTAATATCTATCTAACAAATGGCAacctttttttctaaatttccctTGTGGCAAATATTATATTGACTTAATCCAAGTGATTCTGATGGCCAAAAAAAAGTTCCAGTACTTTTTGAAATTTGACATTTAACAAATCTTAAGGTTTTTGTATTCAATATTGGGTGGGGTCGGGTGTGAGAGAGTTTTAAGAGCTGAAATCATCGGGGTTTTTTTTTTCCGATACATGAGACTAAGAcatttgatgttgtttttgtcCCTAATAAGATCATTATTATCTCTATAAATTTGTACTAAAAATAGATTTCGTAACACCATAATACCTTCAAAGAAGTTACCTATTAATTTGTCTTCAGACCAAGTAAGTGCGCCCATCACGGTTTTTCTTATCTTATAAAAAAGAAAGCTATGATATTTCATTTAAGTATTTGTTTTGGGATGATACCGCATATTCGAATAGAAATGATAAATGTATCGATAATGAAAGTTTTAGTGTGCCTACATGAATTATATATAAGCTTGATATCTAAGCATTTgaatcaaaaataaagaaaataaatttaaaattaattatgtcgGATATAATATTCGGATTATCTTAATAAAAAGTAAGATGTAtttcttatttttcctttacctataactttttttcaattatttaaatttgaataa
Coding sequences within it:
- the LOC107930379 gene encoding YTH domain-containing protein ECT4 isoform X4, with product MAATSDRTPEEQCADPESVKEQPLSTKNEMSVSPNSSHDTAPIGHPRDSTGQSGSSGDRNVYSPTIYAPQAQSFYYRGYDNAAGEWDEYPPYVNADGLELGSMGVYNDNPSLVFHPGYGYNPQMPYGPYSPVTTPLPSVGGDAQLYSPQQFPFSGPPYYQQLVPPSLPYISSPTTVSQPELTTLASIDQQGDNMLFGPRPSYNTPLGSFGRGSFPGNHGNLGFNDSQQGFDGLRSGGLWSDWSKPSDRQRSLTPISPAVSPQPFGPIGQNVPMASQQQRLFYQLGSGVTSYNRGFMQSDLNQDPRFGSASIPNSGANSRGWLSLDSNKRRGRGSGVPLCGCNGALDILSEQNRGPRASKPKNQITAEHSSSIDDSKNNKSLSKINDESYNRPDFSTDYKNAKFFIIKSYSEDNVHKSIKYGVWASTPNGNKKLDAAYREAKENQDPCPVFLFFSVNASAQFCGVAEMVGPVDFDKSVDYWQQDKWSGQFPVKWHFIKDVPNSQFRHIILENNDNKPVTNSRDTQEVRLEQGIEMLNIFKSFETDTSILDDFDFYEDRQKAMQERKARQQASLMSVGVVGETEHRNTVSLSNDFMKQMSKSFAQVVCLDDGNKDGTAIERTSSASDGSKVARVKLEDAMTAAVSSGQAS
- the LOC107930379 gene encoding YTH domain-containing protein ECT4 isoform X3, whose protein sequence is MAATSDRTPEEQCADPESVKEQPLSTKNEMSVSPNSSHDTAPIGHPRDSTGQSGSSGDRNVYSPTIYAPQAQSFYYRAGYDNAAGEWDEYPPYVNADGLELGSMGVYNDNPSLVFHPGYGYNPQMPYGPYSPVTTPLPSVGGDAQLYSPQQFPFSGPPYYQQLVPPSLPYISSPTTVSQPELTTLASIDQQGDNMLFGPRPSYNTPLGSFGRGSFPGNHGNLGFNDSQQGFDGLRSGGLWSDWSKPSDRQRSLTPISPAVSPQPFGPIGQNVPMASQQQRLFYQLGSGVTSYNRGFMQSDLNQDPRFGSASIPNSGANSRGWLSLDSNKRRGRGSGVPLCGCNGALDILSEQNRGPRASKPKNQITAEHSSSIDDSKNNKSLSKINDESYNRPDFSTDYKNAKFFIIKSYSEDNVHKSIKYGVWASTPNGNKKLDAAYREAKENQDPCPVFLFFSVNASAQFCGVAEMVGPVDFDKSVDYWQQDKWSGQFPVKWHFIKDVPNSQFRHIILENNDNKPVTNSRDTQEVRLEQGIEMLNIFKSFETDTSILDDFDFYEDRQKAMQERKARQQASLMSVGVVGETEHRNTVSLSNDFMKQMSKSFAQVVCLDDGNKDGTAIERTSSASDGSKVARVKLEDAMTAAVSSGQAS
- the LOC107930379 gene encoding YTH domain-containing protein ECT4 isoform X2, whose translation is MAATSDRTPEEQCADPESVKEQVTPLSTKNEMSVSPNSSHDTAPIGHPRDSTGQSGSSGDRNVYSPTIYAPQAQSFYYRGYDNAAGEWDEYPPYVNADGLELGSMGVYNDNPSLVFHPGYGYNPQMPYGPYSPVTTPLPSVGGDAQLYSPQQFPFSGPPYYQQLVPPSLPYISSPTTVSQPELTTLASIDQQGDNMLFGPRPSYNTPLGSFGRGSFPGNHGNLGFNDSQQGFDGLRSGGLWSDWSKPSDRQRSLTPISPAVSPQPFGPIGQNVPMASQQQRLFYQLGSGVTSYNRGFMQSDLNQDPRFGSASIPNSGANSRGWLSLDSNKRRGRGSGVPLCGCNGALDILSEQNRGPRASKPKNQITAEHSSSIDDSKNNKSLSKINDESYNRPDFSTDYKNAKFFIIKSYSEDNVHKSIKYGVWASTPNGNKKLDAAYREAKENQDPCPVFLFFSVNASAQFCGVAEMVGPVDFDKSVDYWQQDKWSGQFPVKWHFIKDVPNSQFRHIILENNDNKPVTNSRDTQEVRLEQGIEMLNIFKSFETDTSILDDFDFYEDRQKAMQERKARQQASLMSVGVVGETEHRNTVSLSNDFMKQMSKSFAQVVCLDDGNKDGTAIERTSSASDGSKVARVKLEDAMTAAVSSGQAS
- the LOC107930379 gene encoding YTH domain-containing protein ECT4 isoform X6, with amino-acid sequence MDAEEQCADPESVKEQPLSTKNEMSVSPNSSHDTAPIGHPRDSTGQSGSSGDRNVYSPTIYAPQAQSFYYRAGYDNAAGEWDEYPPYVNADGLELGSMGVYNDNPSLVFHPGYGYNPQMPYGPYSPVTTPLPSVGGDAQLYSPQQFPFSGPPYYQQLVPPSLPYISSPTTVSQPELTTLASIDQQGDNMLFGPRPSYNTPLGSFGRGSFPGNHGNLGFNDSQQGFDGLRSGGLWSDWSKPSDRQRSLTPISPAVSPQPFGPIGQNVPMASQQQRLFYQLGSGVTSYNRGFMQSDLNQDPRFGSASIPNSGANSRGWLSLDSNKRRGRGSGVPLCGCNGALDILSEQNRGPRASKPKNQITAEHSSSIDDSKNNKSLSKINDESYNRPDFSTDYKNAKFFIIKSYSEDNVHKSIKYGVWASTPNGNKKLDAAYREAKENQDPCPVFLFFSVNASAQFCGVAEMVGPVDFDKSVDYWQQDKWSGQFPVKWHFIKDVPNSQFRHIILENNDNKPVTNSRDTQEVRLEQGIEMLNIFKSFETDTSILDDFDFYEDRQKAMQERKARQQASLMSVGVVGETEHRNTVSLSNDFMKQMSKSFAQVVCLDDGNKDGTAIERTSSASDGSKVARVKLEDAMTAAVSSGQAS
- the LOC107930379 gene encoding YTH domain-containing protein ECT4 isoform X7 yields the protein MDAEEQCADPESVKEQPLSTKNEMSVSPNSSHDTAPIGHPRDSTGQSGSSGDRNVYSPTIYAPQAQSFYYRGYDNAAGEWDEYPPYVNADGLELGSMGVYNDNPSLVFHPGYGYNPQMPYGPYSPVTTPLPSVGGDAQLYSPQQFPFSGPPYYQQLVPPSLPYISSPTTVSQPELTTLASIDQQGDNMLFGPRPSYNTPLGSFGRGSFPGNHGNLGFNDSQQGFDGLRSGGLWSDWSKPSDRQRSLTPISPAVSPQPFGPIGQNVPMASQQQRLFYQLGSGVTSYNRGFMQSDLNQDPRFGSASIPNSGANSRGWLSLDSNKRRGRGSGVPLCGCNGALDILSEQNRGPRASKPKNQITAEHSSSIDDSKNNKSLSKINDESYNRPDFSTDYKNAKFFIIKSYSEDNVHKSIKYGVWASTPNGNKKLDAAYREAKENQDPCPVFLFFSVNASAQFCGVAEMVGPVDFDKSVDYWQQDKWSGQFPVKWHFIKDVPNSQFRHIILENNDNKPVTNSRDTQEVRLEQGIEMLNIFKSFETDTSILDDFDFYEDRQKAMQERKARQQASLMSVGVVGETEHRNTVSLSNDFMKQMSKSFAQVVCLDDGNKDGTAIERTSSASDGSKVARVKLEDAMTAAVSSGQAS
- the LOC107930379 gene encoding YTH domain-containing protein ECT4 isoform X5 is translated as MDAEEQCADPESVKEQVTPLSTKNEMSVSPNSSHDTAPIGHPRDSTGQSGSSGDRNVYSPTIYAPQAQSFYYRAGYDNAAGEWDEYPPYVNADGLELGSMGVYNDNPSLVFHPGYGYNPQMPYGPYSPVTTPLPSVGGDAQLYSPQQFPFSGPPYYQQLVPPSLPYISSPTTVSQPELTTLASIDQQGDNMLFGPRPSYNTPLGSFGRGSFPGNHGNLGFNDSQQGFDGLRSGGLWSDWSKPSDRQRSLTPISPAVSPQPFGPIGQNVPMASQQQRLFYQLGSGVTSYNRGFMQSDLNQDPRFGSASIPNSGANSRGWLSLDSNKRRGRGSGVPLCGCNGALDILSEQNRGPRASKPKNQITAEHSSSIDDSKNNKSLSKINDESYNRPDFSTDYKNAKFFIIKSYSEDNVHKSIKYGVWASTPNGNKKLDAAYREAKENQDPCPVFLFFSVNASAQFCGVAEMVGPVDFDKSVDYWQQDKWSGQFPVKWHFIKDVPNSQFRHIILENNDNKPVTNSRDTQEVRLEQGIEMLNIFKSFETDTSILDDFDFYEDRQKAMQERKARQQASLMSVGVVGETEHRNTVSLSNDFMKQMSKSFAQVVCLDDGNKDGTAIERTSSASDGSKVARVKLEDAMTAAVSSGQAS
- the LOC107930379 gene encoding YTH domain-containing protein ECT4 isoform X1 — encoded protein: MAATSDRTPEEQCADPESVKEQVTPLSTKNEMSVSPNSSHDTAPIGHPRDSTGQSGSSGDRNVYSPTIYAPQAQSFYYRAGYDNAAGEWDEYPPYVNADGLELGSMGVYNDNPSLVFHPGYGYNPQMPYGPYSPVTTPLPSVGGDAQLYSPQQFPFSGPPYYQQLVPPSLPYISSPTTVSQPELTTLASIDQQGDNMLFGPRPSYNTPLGSFGRGSFPGNHGNLGFNDSQQGFDGLRSGGLWSDWSKPSDRQRSLTPISPAVSPQPFGPIGQNVPMASQQQRLFYQLGSGVTSYNRGFMQSDLNQDPRFGSASIPNSGANSRGWLSLDSNKRRGRGSGVPLCGCNGALDILSEQNRGPRASKPKNQITAEHSSSIDDSKNNKSLSKINDESYNRPDFSTDYKNAKFFIIKSYSEDNVHKSIKYGVWASTPNGNKKLDAAYREAKENQDPCPVFLFFSVNASAQFCGVAEMVGPVDFDKSVDYWQQDKWSGQFPVKWHFIKDVPNSQFRHIILENNDNKPVTNSRDTQEVRLEQGIEMLNIFKSFETDTSILDDFDFYEDRQKAMQERKARQQASLMSVGVVGETEHRNTVSLSNDFMKQMSKSFAQVVCLDDGNKDGTAIERTSSASDGSKVARVKLEDAMTAAVSSGQAS
- the LOC107930379 gene encoding YTH domain-containing protein ECT4 isoform X9; the encoded protein is MGVYNDNPSLVFHPGYGYNPQMPYGPYSPVTTPLPSVGGDAQLYSPQQFPFSGPPYYQQLVPPSLPYISSPTTVSQPELTTLASIDQQGDNMLFGPRPSYNTPLGSFGRGSFPGNHGNLGFNDSQQGFDGLRSGGLWSDWSKPSDRQRSLTPISPAVSPQPFGPIGQNVPMASQQQRLFYQLGSGVTSYNRGFMQSDLNQDPRFGSASIPNSGANSRGWLSLDSNKRRGRGSGVPLCGCNGALDILSEQNRGPRASKPKNQITAEHSSSIDDSKNNKSLSKINDESYNRPDFSTDYKNAKFFIIKSYSEDNVHKSIKYGVWASTPNGNKKLDAAYREAKENQDPCPVFLFFSVNASAQFCGVAEMVGPVDFDKSVDYWQQDKWSGQFPVKWHFIKDVPNSQFRHIILENNDNKPVTNSRDTQEVRLEQGIEMLNIFKSFETDTSILDDFDFYEDRQKAMQERKARQQASLMSVGVVGETEHRNTVSLSNDFMKQMSKSFAQVVCLDDGNKDGTAIERTSSASDGSKVARVKLEDAMTAAVSSGQAS
- the LOC107930379 gene encoding YTH domain-containing protein ECT4 isoform X8 — its product is MSVSPNSSHDTAPIGHPRDSTGQSGSSGDRNVYSPTIYAPQAQSFYYRAGYDNAAGEWDEYPPYVNADGLELGSMGVYNDNPSLVFHPGYGYNPQMPYGPYSPVTTPLPSVGGDAQLYSPQQFPFSGPPYYQQLVPPSLPYISSPTTVSQPELTTLASIDQQGDNMLFGPRPSYNTPLGSFGRGSFPGNHGNLGFNDSQQGFDGLRSGGLWSDWSKPSDRQRSLTPISPAVSPQPFGPIGQNVPMASQQQRLFYQLGSGVTSYNRGFMQSDLNQDPRFGSASIPNSGANSRGWLSLDSNKRRGRGSGVPLCGCNGALDILSEQNRGPRASKPKNQITAEHSSSIDDSKNNKSLSKINDESYNRPDFSTDYKNAKFFIIKSYSEDNVHKSIKYGVWASTPNGNKKLDAAYREAKENQDPCPVFLFFSVNASAQFCGVAEMVGPVDFDKSVDYWQQDKWSGQFPVKWHFIKDVPNSQFRHIILENNDNKPVTNSRDTQEVRLEQGIEMLNIFKSFETDTSILDDFDFYEDRQKAMQERKARQQASLMSVGVVGETEHRNTVSLSNDFMKQMSKSFAQVVCLDDGNKDGTAIERTSSASDGSKVARVKLEDAMTAAVSSGQAS